One genomic region from Diabrotica undecimpunctata isolate CICGRU chromosome 9, icDiaUnde3, whole genome shotgun sequence encodes:
- the LOC140449747 gene encoding uncharacterized protein, which translates to MELSKERQNRMSTGGGGGIPDTNILPDVEVIATHLSEELRNLVDSDAQYMGNKLRSRSRSPVFRNNPVASCDMVTVKETPSTSIQNEEIVSPRSLIMDTIKINSSVRPQRKKNLLWTGSWR; encoded by the exons atggaattatCCAAAGAAAGGCAAAATCGCATGTCTACAGGTGGAGGAGGAGGAATTCCAGATACAAATATTTTGCCGGATGTAGAGGTAATTGCCACCCATTTGTCAGAGGAGTTAAGAAATTTAGTGGATAGCGATGCCCAGTATATGGGAAATAAACTTC gTTCAAGAAGTAGAAGCCCTGTGTTTCGGAATAATCCTGTTGCAAGCTGTGATATGGTTACGGTAAAAG aAACTCCCTCGACAAGTATACAGAACGAGGAAATTGTGTCTCCTAGAAGTCTTATCATGGATACTATAAAAA ttAACAGTAGTGTAAGAccccaaagaaaaaaaaatctgcTGTGGACAGGCTCATGGAGATAA